In Flavobacterium sp. WV_118_3, one DNA window encodes the following:
- a CDS encoding ankyrin repeat domain-containing protein, which produces MAKRKTLPKDFEELLKKGDIQELIQLFDKCEIEARGGYSKGTALSFAECPHELAKWLMEQGADIEALNDYSYTPLQERSGRRFSSNIKSLLELGANVNTNTRQGTALHCAAKNHNTENIKILLEHGADIKALVSEGYGEKGGEYTALELALRSCNNIDIEDTLEISKILLNAGTPKTEKMKTFVTEIGKRFEQHRPDFYDEETEQTSNALDELYNIFGVDPVPRRIVYDSKSPITVTATTWQKQHEELWELLVPGRGAAQTVQGEVIRITGKVARELLDNGGSNWDIEYKKMVDGYFNYIQQENQLSKGEIEELAIITNEVKARNTENIYVMSELGVKWVLNNPIPIHLTATDYNR; this is translated from the coding sequence ATGGCAAAAAGAAAAACATTACCGAAAGACTTTGAGGAACTTCTAAAAAAAGGAGACATTCAGGAACTTATTCAATTATTTGACAAATGCGAGATAGAAGCTCGTGGCGGATACAGCAAAGGAACAGCCTTGTCGTTTGCAGAATGTCCACACGAATTAGCCAAATGGCTGATGGAACAGGGCGCCGATATAGAAGCGCTTAATGACTATAGCTACACGCCACTTCAGGAGCGTTCCGGCAGACGTTTTTCGAGCAACATCAAGAGTTTATTAGAATTAGGAGCCAACGTAAACACAAACACCCGTCAGGGAACAGCGTTACATTGTGCTGCAAAAAACCATAACACCGAAAACATAAAAATACTGCTTGAACACGGAGCCGACATTAAGGCTTTGGTTTCGGAAGGTTATGGCGAAAAAGGAGGTGAGTATACAGCGTTGGAACTGGCTTTGAGGAGTTGTAATAATATCGACATAGAAGATACCCTTGAAATTTCCAAAATATTATTGAACGCCGGTACTCCGAAAACAGAAAAAATGAAAACGTTCGTTACTGAAATCGGAAAAAGGTTTGAACAACACAGACCGGATTTTTATGATGAAGAAACGGAACAAACAAGCAATGCTTTAGATGAACTTTACAACATCTTCGGGGTTGATCCTGTTCCAAGACGGATCGTATATGATAGCAAATCGCCTATTACCGTCACAGCTACAACCTGGCAGAAGCAACACGAAGAATTATGGGAGCTTTTGGTTCCCGGACGTGGCGCAGCCCAAACCGTACAGGGAGAAGTCATCCGTATCACCGGAAAAGTAGCCCGGGAACTATTAGACAATGGAGGCAGTAACTGGGACATTGAATATAAAAAAATGGTGGACGGTTATTTCAACTATATCCAGCAGGAAAATCAACTTTCGAAAGGAGAAATAGAAGAACTAGCCATTATTACAAATGAAGTAAAAGCCAGAAACACTGAAAACATCTATGTAATGAGTGAATTAGGCGTAAAATGGGTACTTAACAATCCAATTCCAATACATCTTACTGCTACAGATTATAACCGTTAA